Proteins encoded within one genomic window of Streptomyces sp. NBC_01314:
- a CDS encoding ATP-dependent Clp protease ATP-binding subunit, which translates to MFERFTDRARRVVVLAQEEARMLNHNYIGTEHILLGLIHEGEGVAAKALESLGISLEAVRQQVEEIIGQGQQAPSGHIPFTPRAKKVLELSLREALQLGHNYIGTEHILLGLIREGEGVAAQVLVKLGADLNRVRQQVIQLLSGYQGKETATAGGPAEGTPSTSLVLDQFGRNLTQAARESKLDPVIGREKEIERVMQVLSRRTKNNPVLIGEPGVGKTAVVEGLAQAIVKGEVPETLKDKHLYTLDLGALVAGSRYRGDFEERLKKVLKEIRTRGDIILFIDELHTLVGAGAAEGAIDAASILKPMLARGELQTIGATTLDEYRKHLEKDAALERRFQPIQVAEPSLPHTIEILKGLRDRYEAHHRVSITDEALVQAATLADRYISDRFLPDKAIDLIDEAGSRMRIRRMTAPPDLREFDEKIAGVRRDKESAIDSQDFEKAASLRDKEKQLLAAKAKREKEWKAGDMDVVAEVDGELIAEVLATATGIPVFKLTEEESSRLLRMEDELHKRVIGQIDAVKALSKAIRRTRAGLKDPKRPGGSFIFAGPSGVGKTELSKALAEFLFGDEDALISLDMSEFSEKHTVSRLFGSPPGYVGYEEGGQLTEKVRRKPFSVVLFDEVEKAHPDIFNSLLQILEDGRLTDSQGRVVDFKNTVIIMTTNLGTRDISKGFNLGFAASGDKKSNYERMKNKVSDELKQHFRPEFLNRVDDVVVFPQLTQADILRIVDLMIGKVDERLKDRDMGLELSQSAKELLSKKGYDPVLGARPLRRTIQREVEDTLSEKILFGELRPGHIVVVDTEGEGDAATFTFRGEEKSALPDVPPIEQAAGGAGPNLSKDA; encoded by the coding sequence GGAGATCATCGGGCAGGGGCAGCAGGCCCCGTCCGGGCACATCCCCTTCACCCCCCGTGCCAAGAAGGTCCTGGAGCTCTCGCTCCGCGAGGCCCTTCAGCTGGGCCACAACTACATCGGCACGGAGCACATCCTGCTCGGCCTGATCCGTGAGGGCGAGGGCGTCGCCGCCCAGGTCCTGGTCAAGCTGGGCGCAGATCTCAACCGGGTGCGGCAGCAGGTCATCCAGCTGCTCTCCGGTTACCAGGGCAAGGAGACCGCCACCGCCGGCGGCCCCGCCGAGGGCACCCCCTCGACGTCCCTGGTCCTCGACCAGTTCGGCCGGAACCTCACCCAGGCCGCTCGTGAGTCCAAGCTCGACCCGGTCATCGGGCGCGAGAAGGAGATCGAGCGGGTCATGCAGGTCCTGTCCCGCCGTACGAAGAACAACCCGGTCCTGATCGGTGAGCCCGGCGTCGGCAAGACCGCCGTCGTCGAGGGCCTCGCCCAGGCCATCGTCAAGGGCGAGGTGCCCGAGACCCTCAAGGACAAGCACCTCTACACCCTCGACCTCGGCGCGCTGGTCGCCGGCTCCCGCTACCGCGGTGACTTCGAGGAGCGCCTCAAGAAGGTCCTCAAGGAGATCCGTACCCGCGGCGACATCATCCTGTTCATCGACGAGCTGCACACGCTGGTCGGTGCGGGTGCCGCCGAGGGCGCCATCGACGCCGCTTCGATCCTGAAGCCGATGCTGGCCCGCGGTGAGCTGCAGACCATCGGTGCCACGACGCTCGACGAGTACCGCAAGCACCTGGAGAAGGACGCCGCTCTCGAGCGCCGCTTCCAGCCCATCCAGGTCGCGGAGCCGTCGCTGCCGCACACCATCGAGATCCTCAAGGGCCTGCGGGACCGCTACGAGGCGCACCACCGCGTGTCCATCACGGACGAGGCCCTGGTGCAGGCGGCGACGCTCGCCGACCGGTACATCTCGGACCGCTTCCTGCCGGACAAGGCGATCGACCTGATCGACGAGGCCGGTTCCCGGATGCGTATCCGCCGGATGACCGCGCCGCCGGACCTCCGCGAGTTCGACGAGAAGATCGCCGGTGTCCGCCGGGACAAGGAGTCCGCGATCGACTCGCAGGACTTCGAGAAGGCCGCCTCCCTCCGCGACAAGGAGAAGCAGCTCCTGGCCGCCAAGGCCAAGCGGGAGAAGGAGTGGAAGGCCGGCGACATGGACGTCGTCGCCGAGGTCGACGGCGAGCTGATCGCCGAGGTCCTCGCGACCGCCACCGGCATCCCGGTCTTCAAGCTGACCGAGGAGGAGTCCTCGCGTCTGCTGCGCATGGAGGACGAGCTCCACAAGCGGGTCATCGGCCAGATCGACGCCGTCAAGGCGCTGTCGAAGGCGATCCGTCGTACGCGTGCCGGTCTGAAGGACCCGAAGCGTCCCGGTGGTTCGTTCATCTTCGCCGGCCCGTCCGGCGTCGGTAAGACCGAGCTGTCCAAGGCGCTCGCCGAGTTCCTCTTCGGTGACGAGGACGCGCTGATCTCCCTCGACATGTCGGAGTTCAGCGAGAAGCACACGGTCTCGCGTCTCTTCGGTTCCCCGCCCGGATACGTGGGCTACGAAGAGGGCGGTCAGCTGACCGAGAAGGTCCGCCGCAAGCCGTTCTCCGTCGTCCTCTTCGACGAGGTCGAGAAGGCCCACCCGGACATCTTCAACTCGCTGCTGCAGATCCTGGAGGACGGTCGCCTGACCGACTCCCAGGGCCGGGTCGTGGACTTCAAGAACACGGTCATCATCATGACGACCAACCTCGGCACGCGGGACATCTCCAAGGGCTTCAACCTGGGCTTCGCGGCCTCCGGTGACAAGAAGTCCAACTACGAGCGCATGAAGAACAAGGTCTCGGACGAGCTCAAGCAGCACTTCCGGCCCGAGTTCCTCAACCGTGTCGACGACGTCGTCGTCTTCCCGCAGCTCACGCAGGCGGACATCCTGCGGATCGTCGACCTGATGATCGGCAAGGTCGACGAGCGCCTCAAGGACCGGGACATGGGCCTCGAGCTCTCCCAGTCCGCCAAGGAGCTGCTGTCCAAGAAGGGTTACGACCCCGTGCTGGGCGCCCGGCCGCTGCGCCGGACCATCCAGCGCGAGGTCGAGGACACCCTCTCCGAGAAGATCCTCTTCGGCGAGCTGCGCCCCGGCCACATCGTGGTCGTGGACACCGAGGGCGAGGGCGACGCGGCCACCTTCACCTTCCGGGGTGAGGAGAAGTCGGCGCTGCCGGACGTCCCGCCGATCGAGCAGGCGGCCGGCGGTGCTGGGCCGAACCTGAGCAAGGACGCGTAA
- the cseB gene encoding two-component system response regulator CseB, which yields MAEQTHVLFVEDDDVIREATQLALERDGFAVTAMPDGLSGLEAFRADRPDIALLDVMVPGLDGVSLCRRIRDESTVPVIMLSARADSIDVVLGLEAGADDYVTKPFDGAVLVARIRAVLRRFGHASGGDSRAEEAGAAGAGGVLTFGELVIDTEGMEVQKSGVPVALTPTEMRLLLEFSSAPGTVLSRDKLLERVWDYGWGGDTRVVDVHVQRLRTKIGQDHIETVRGFGYKLKA from the coding sequence ATGGCAGAGCAGACCCATGTCCTGTTCGTCGAGGACGACGACGTGATCCGTGAGGCCACCCAGCTCGCACTGGAGCGGGACGGCTTCGCGGTCACGGCCATGCCCGACGGGCTGTCGGGGCTGGAGGCGTTCCGCGCGGACCGGCCCGACATCGCGCTCCTCGACGTCATGGTCCCGGGCCTTGACGGGGTCTCCCTGTGCCGCCGTATCCGTGACGAGTCGACCGTCCCCGTGATCATGCTCTCCGCGCGCGCCGACTCCATCGACGTGGTGCTGGGCCTGGAGGCGGGAGCGGACGACTACGTGACCAAGCCGTTCGACGGTGCCGTCCTCGTCGCCCGGATCCGCGCGGTGCTGCGCCGCTTCGGGCACGCGAGCGGCGGTGATTCCAGGGCCGAGGAGGCCGGGGCCGCGGGCGCCGGCGGGGTGCTCACCTTCGGCGAACTGGTGATCGACACCGAGGGCATGGAGGTACAGAAGTCCGGGGTGCCGGTGGCGCTGACGCCGACCGAGATGCGGCTGCTCCTCGAGTTCTCGTCCGCCCCCGGCACGGTCCTCTCCCGCGACAAGCTGCTCGAACGCGTGTGGGACTACGGCTGGGGCGGCGACACCCGGGTCGTCGACGTCCACGTCCAGCGGCTCCGCACGAAGATCGGCCAGGACCACATCGAGACGGTCCGCGGCTTCGGCTACAAACTCAAGGCCTGA
- a CDS encoding TetR/AcrR family transcriptional regulator, with product MSGTAEDATDATTKRQRRGNTRQRIQDVALELFAEQGYEKTSLREIAERLDVTKAALYYHFKTKEDILVGLSQDLQRPIDELIEWAGTQPRTLDTKREILRRYSVALADVAPLFRFMQENQAAVRELSVGESFKDRMIRLIDTIKEPDAALTDQVRCTSALFTMHAGMFALRDVEGDPEEKRQAVLEVAIDLVTQAHAGAQSPGKPPKSS from the coding sequence ATGAGCGGCACGGCAGAGGACGCGACGGACGCGACGACGAAGCGGCAGCGTCGCGGCAACACCCGTCAGCGCATCCAGGACGTCGCCCTCGAACTCTTCGCCGAACAGGGATACGAGAAGACCTCGCTGCGGGAGATCGCCGAACGCCTCGATGTGACGAAGGCGGCGCTCTACTACCACTTCAAGACCAAGGAAGACATCCTCGTCGGCCTCTCCCAGGATCTGCAGCGCCCGATCGACGAACTGATCGAATGGGCCGGCACCCAGCCACGCACCCTCGACACCAAGCGGGAGATCCTGCGCCGCTACAGCGTGGCTCTGGCCGACGTGGCTCCCCTGTTCCGCTTCATGCAGGAGAACCAGGCGGCGGTACGCGAACTGAGCGTCGGCGAGTCGTTCAAGGACCGCATGATCCGCCTGATCGACACCATCAAGGAACCCGACGCCGCCCTGACCGACCAGGTCCGCTGCACGAGCGCCCTGTTCACCATGCACGCCGGCATGTTCGCCCTCCGGGACGTCGAAGGCGACCCCGAGGAGAAGCGCCAGGCGGTCCTGGAGGTCGCGATCGATCTGGTGACACAGGCACACGCCGGCGCCCAGAGTCCTGGAAAGCCTCCGAAAAGCTCTTGA
- the cseC gene encoding two-component system sensor histidine kinase CseC, whose protein sequence is MNMRGIRGGRKPAPPGAADRRSGAGPASGIRTGLRWQLSAAIALVGALVAVALSLVVHNAARVSMLDNSRDLADERIQVAQRMYESGRPLKSGAFGVKLDDPDIPKDLLARVGEGRRATYVSEGENGVPDIWAAVPLKDKRVLSLHTDFTDHSSAVMRDLDQALLIGSIAVVFGGSALGVLIGGQMSRRLRKAAAAAHQVARGETDVRVQDAIGGVVRDETAELARAVDAMADTLRQRIEAERRVTADIAHELRTPVTGLLTAAELLPPGRPSELVRDRAQAMRTLVEDVLEVARLDGASERAELQDIMLGEFVARRVAAKDAGARVQIVHESAVTTDPRRLERVLLNLLANAAKHGKPPIEVSVEGRVIRVRDHGPGFPEDLLADGPRRFRTGASDRAGQGHGLGLTIAAGQARVLGARLTFRNVRPPGSPDGVPAEGAVAVLWLPEHAPTNTGSYPMLPM, encoded by the coding sequence ATGAACATGAGGGGGATACGAGGAGGGCGGAAGCCGGCGCCGCCGGGCGCCGCCGACCGCCGGTCCGGCGCGGGGCCGGCCTCGGGTATCCGTACCGGCCTGCGGTGGCAGTTGAGCGCCGCGATCGCGCTGGTCGGCGCGCTGGTGGCGGTCGCGCTGAGTCTGGTGGTGCACAACGCGGCACGGGTGTCGATGCTCGACAACTCGCGCGACCTCGCCGACGAGCGCATCCAGGTCGCCCAGCGCATGTACGAGTCGGGCCGCCCGCTGAAATCCGGTGCCTTCGGGGTGAAGCTCGACGACCCCGACATCCCGAAGGACCTGCTGGCCAGGGTCGGGGAGGGCCGCCGGGCCACCTACGTCTCGGAGGGCGAGAACGGGGTGCCCGACATCTGGGCGGCGGTCCCCCTGAAGGACAAGCGTGTCCTCTCCCTGCACACCGACTTCACCGACCACAGCTCCGCGGTGATGCGTGACCTCGACCAGGCTCTGCTCATCGGCTCGATCGCGGTCGTGTTCGGCGGCTCGGCCCTCGGTGTGCTCATCGGCGGCCAGATGTCCCGCCGGCTGCGCAAGGCGGCGGCCGCCGCGCACCAGGTGGCCAGGGGCGAGACCGACGTACGGGTGCAGGACGCGATCGGCGGTGTCGTACGCGACGAGACCGCGGAGCTCGCGCGGGCCGTGGACGCCATGGCCGACACGCTGCGGCAGCGCATCGAGGCGGAGCGCCGGGTGACGGCGGACATCGCCCACGAGCTGCGTACGCCGGTGACCGGTCTGCTCACGGCCGCGGAACTGCTGCCGCCGGGCCGCCCCTCCGAGCTGGTCCGTGACCGGGCCCAGGCGATGCGCACGCTCGTCGAGGACGTCCTGGAGGTGGCCCGCCTCGACGGGGCCTCCGAGCGGGCCGAGCTGCAGGACATCATGCTGGGCGAGTTCGTGGCCCGGCGGGTGGCGGCGAAGGACGCGGGGGCGCGCGTACAGATCGTGCACGAGTCGGCGGTCACGACGGACCCCCGCCGCCTCGAACGCGTTCTGCTGAACCTGCTGGCCAACGCGGCGAAGCACGGCAAGCCGCCGATCGAGGTCTCCGTCGAGGGCCGCGTGATCCGGGTCCGCGACCACGGGCCCGGCTTCCCCGAGGACCTGCTCGCCGACGGCCCCCGCCGCTTCCGCACCGGCGCCTCCGACCGTGCCGGCCAGGGTCACGGCCTCGGCCTCACCATCGCCGCGGGGCAGGCGCGCGTCCTGGGCGCCCGCCTCACGTTCCGCAACGTGCGCCCGCCCGGATCGCCGGACGGCGTCCCGGCCGAGGGCGCGGTCGCGGTGCTGTGGCTCCCCGAGCACGCCCCGACGAACACGGGCAGCTATCCGATGCTGCCGATGTGA
- a CDS encoding M23 family metallopeptidase — translation MSQRVRTPRTRTSQLRVRAALMAVGVGVSGVLGAGVAAAAGGAQASGAVQAASAGTVQAAAAKKSASWVSPVKTYKLSARFAQAGNMWSAKHSGQDFAVKSGTAVLAAHGGTVVKAGGNGAGDGPAYGNAVVVKHGNGTFSQYAHLSKVDVKVGQVVKTGQRIAFSGNTGNSSGPHLHFEIRTSANYGSAIDPVAFLRTKGITI, via the coding sequence ATGTCGCAGCGTGTTCGCACTCCCCGCACCCGTACGTCCCAGCTCCGTGTCCGGGCCGCCCTGATGGCCGTCGGGGTGGGGGTCTCGGGTGTGCTGGGGGCCGGGGTCGCGGCCGCCGCCGGTGGGGCTCAGGCCTCGGGGGCCGTCCAGGCCGCGAGCGCCGGCACCGTCCAGGCCGCCGCCGCCAAGAAGTCCGCCTCCTGGGTCAGCCCGGTCAAGACCTACAAGCTGAGCGCGCGGTTCGCGCAGGCCGGCAACATGTGGTCCGCCAAGCACAGCGGGCAGGACTTCGCCGTCAAGAGCGGTACGGCGGTCCTCGCCGCGCACGGCGGCACCGTCGTGAAGGCCGGCGGCAACGGCGCCGGTGACGGTCCCGCGTACGGCAACGCCGTCGTCGTCAAGCACGGCAACGGCACGTTCTCGCAGTACGCCCACCTCTCGAAGGTCGACGTGAAGGTCGGGCAGGTCGTCAAGACCGGCCAGCGCATAGCTTTCTCCGGCAACACCGGTAACTCCAGCGGGCCGCACCTGCACTTCGAGATCCGTACGTCCGCCAACTATGGCTCCGCCATCGACCCGGTCGCGTTCCTGCGCACCAAGGGCATCACCATCTGA
- a CDS encoding MDR family MFS transporter yields MDAETKNEVSGGAETDGPQPRSVRVVLLALMIAMLLAMLDNMIIGTAMPTIVGELGGLEHLSWVVTAYTLATAASTPIWGKLGDLYGRKRVFMTSIVIFLIGSALSGMAQDMGQLIAFRAVQGLGAGGLMVGVMAIIGDLIPPRERGKYQGMMAGVMALAMIAGPLVGGSITDHWGWRWSFYINLPLGVVALVAISVVLHLPKPSRDGRSARDIDYLGAALLTVGITAIVLVTTWGGTEYAWGSAVIMELIALGVASLVGFLFVQKRVAEPVIPLHIFRSRNFTLMSVIGFFTGFVMFGAVLFLPLFQQSVQGASATNSGLLLLPMLGAMLAVSMVAGRVTTGSGRYKVFPVVGSVLMMVGLFLLAQMDTGTSRVTSGVYMAVLGAGMGCLMQITMLVAQNSVEMKDMGVASSTTTLARTLGSSFGVAIMGALFNSRVQDVMTERAGALGSKVTEQSAQLDAASLAKLPVAAREAYQHAVASGTHSAFLLGSVVSVVALVAAVFVKEVPLRGAGGPSAAGGSAGEAGARETAAV; encoded by the coding sequence ATGGATGCGGAGACGAAGAACGAAGTGAGCGGTGGGGCCGAGACGGACGGGCCGCAGCCGCGCAGTGTGCGGGTGGTGCTGCTCGCGCTCATGATCGCCATGCTGCTGGCGATGCTCGACAACATGATCATCGGCACCGCGATGCCGACGATCGTGGGCGAGCTGGGGGGTCTGGAACACCTCTCCTGGGTCGTGACCGCCTACACGCTCGCGACCGCCGCCTCCACTCCGATCTGGGGCAAGCTCGGCGACCTCTACGGCCGCAAGCGCGTCTTCATGACCTCGATCGTGATCTTCCTGATCGGGTCGGCGCTGAGCGGGATGGCCCAGGACATGGGCCAGCTGATCGCGTTCCGCGCGGTGCAGGGACTCGGCGCCGGCGGGCTGATGGTCGGCGTCATGGCGATCATCGGCGACCTGATACCGCCGCGGGAGCGGGGCAAGTACCAGGGGATGATGGCCGGTGTCATGGCTCTCGCCATGATCGCCGGACCGCTGGTCGGCGGGTCCATCACCGACCACTGGGGCTGGCGCTGGTCCTTCTACATCAACCTGCCGCTCGGGGTCGTGGCGCTGGTCGCCATCAGTGTCGTACTGCACCTGCCGAAGCCGTCGCGGGACGGGCGGTCGGCGCGGGACATCGACTATCTGGGCGCGGCGCTGCTGACCGTCGGCATCACGGCGATCGTGCTGGTCACGACGTGGGGCGGGACCGAATATGCCTGGGGGTCGGCCGTCATCATGGAGCTGATCGCGCTCGGGGTGGCCTCGCTGGTCGGGTTCCTGTTCGTACAGAAGCGGGTGGCGGAGCCGGTGATACCGCTGCATATCTTCCGCAGCCGGAACTTCACGCTGATGTCCGTGATCGGGTTCTTCACCGGGTTCGTGATGTTCGGCGCGGTGCTGTTCCTGCCGCTGTTCCAGCAGTCCGTGCAGGGCGCGTCCGCGACCAACTCCGGGCTGTTGCTGCTGCCGATGCTGGGGGCGATGCTCGCGGTGTCGATGGTGGCCGGGCGGGTCACCACGGGCAGCGGCCGTTACAAGGTCTTCCCGGTCGTCGGGAGCGTCCTGATGATGGTGGGACTGTTCCTGCTGGCGCAGATGGACACCGGTACGAGCCGGGTGACGTCCGGGGTGTACATGGCCGTGCTGGGTGCCGGTATGGGGTGTCTGATGCAGATCACCATGCTGGTCGCGCAGAACAGCGTCGAGATGAAGGACATGGGGGTCGCCTCCTCGACCACCACGCTGGCCCGGACGCTCGGGTCGTCCTTCGGAGTCGCCATCATGGGCGCGCTCTTCAACAGCCGCGTGCAGGACGTGATGACCGAGCGGGCCGGTGCGCTGGGGTCCAAGGTGACCGAGCAGTCGGCGCAGCTGGACGCGGCGAGCCTGGCGAAGCTGCCGGTGGCCGCGCGGGAGGCGTACCAGCACGCGGTCGCGTCGGGCACGCACTCGGCGTTCCTGCTGGGGTCGGTCGTCTCCGTGGTGGCGCTGGTGGCCGCGGTGTTCGTGAAGGAGGTGCCGTTGCGGGGGGCCGGGGGACCTTCTGCGGCGGGGGGCTCCGCCGGTGAGGCCGGGGCTCGGGAGACGGCGGCGGTCTGA